The [Clostridium] scindens ATCC 35704 nucleotide sequence CTATAATAGTCTTCCCTATCCGGGTAGTTTTTAACAATAAATTCCAGCAAAATAGCATACCTGGCGCTTCTTTTATGCTGGACGCCTCCCAGTCCTTTCTCATCATAGAACTCCTTCAGCTTATCATACAACTCAAACGCAGAATCGTACGCCTCCTCCAGCGCATCCAAGGTGTGGGTAAACTGCCTGCTGTTATAATAGACTTCCACCATCTCCTCGATGCCTTTCAGGCGGATCACATCCTCATAGGAAAGCCATCTGGTGCAAAGCACTTCGTAAGGAGGCCTGCTTTTGTGCAGCAGACCGTAAGATTCCTTCTGTTCCTCCATATAAGAGCCCTTCAGCACCTTTAAGAATCCCAACTGCAGCTGTTCCGGCTTAAGGGCATACACCTCATCAAAGGAGCGGGCAAAACGATGGATGTCTTCATAAGGCAGCCCCGCGATCAGATCCAGGTGCTGATGGATATTCCCATTCTTCTGAATCCTGTCAACAACGCATTTTACATTTTCGAAATTCATCGTCCTGCGGATTGCCCGTATGGTCTCCGGATTGGTTGATTGAATGCCTATTTCCAGCTGCACCAGCCCCGGCCGCATATGTTCCAGTATCTCTAACTCTTCTTCGTTCAGCAAATCTGCCGCTATCTCAAAATGGAAATTCGTAATCCCCCTGTCGTGCTTTGCAATATATTTCCATATGCGGATGGCATGGTCATGCCTGCAGTTAAAGGTACGGTCCACAAACTTTACCTGGGGCACCCCCTGGTCGATAAAAAACTGCAGTTCCCTCTCCACCAGCCCGGCATCCCTGAACCGCAGACGCTTGTCCACGGAAGACAGGCAATAGCTGCACGAAAATGGGCACCCCCTGCTGCTCTCATAGTAGACGATCTTATGCTCGAATTCTTCCAA carries:
- a CDS encoding B12-binding domain-containing radical SAM protein, with product MKILLAAVNAKYIHSNLAIYSLKAYTEAKSMDWILHKPKRGEIELAEYTINQQKDDILMDIYRRRPDIACFSCYIWNLDYVEELVEELGKIRPDMPIWLGGPEVSYDSVDVLRRLHQVKGVMKGEGEETFAQLFRIWKDQEGDKGLERTEGITFRKEDGRIVENPWRQAMDLSKIPFVYRHLEEFEHKIVYYESSRGCPFSCSYCLSSVDKRLRFRDAGLVERELQFFIDQGVPQVKFVDRTFNCRHDHAIRIWKYIAKHDRGITNFHFEIAADLLNEEELEILEHMRPGLVQLEIGIQSTNPETIRAIRRTMNFENVKCVVDRIQKNGNIHQHLDLIAGLPYEDIHRFARSFDEVYALKPEQLQLGFLKVLKGSYMEEQKESYGLLHKSRPPYEVLCTRWLSYEDVIRLKGIEEMVEVYYNSRQFTHTLDALEEAYDSAFELYDKLKEFYDEKGLGGVQHKRSARYAILLEFIVKNYPDREDYYRELLTYDYYLRENAKTRPEFAGEYKVSKEILRHFYGAEERNRQYLPSYGSYDRNQMRKMTHMEYFSITGKYILFDYKERNPLNQEARTCMIELEFLRSNEEIR